The following is a genomic window from Lactococcus carnosus.
TTGGTGACTTGCCTACCACTCATCACCATTGGGGCGGCAAATACAGCACTAGCAGCTGCCACCATGAAGATGATTGAGGGAAAAGAGGGGAATGTTGCAGTAGATTACTTACATGCCTTTATCAGTAATTTTAAAATGGCAACCTATTTCAATTTATTATTTGGCGTGATTAACGTCTTGGTACTCCTAAATTATTTGTTTGCAGGTGCAGTCAGTAGTCCTCTTCGTCCGTTTGTCTATTTTTCCTTGGGCCTAGCAGGGCTGATAAGTCTTGTAGGTATGACTTTTATCTATCCTTACATCGCTCGATTTGATGATGATATCAGGACAACGATTAAAAATACCAGCTTACTGATACTGAAACACGGTAAGTTATCATTTTTGATTTTACTAGTTGCCATTGTGCCAGTTTTACTAGCAATACTGTCACCATTACTTATGGTATTTTCAATCTATATTTCAGCATTTATCGGATTTGCCTTGCTAACCTATCTCAAAAGTTTGTTACTCTTATCGATTTACAAACAGTATTGACTTGCTTAAAAATGATGCTAGTATAGTAATAAAGCAAATAGCACCATAGAAGGAGAGAAAAAAGCATATGACATTTGAAAAAAAATGGTGGCAAACGGCTGTTGCCTATCAAATTTAC
Proteins encoded in this region:
- a CDS encoding DUF624 domain-containing protein, with the translated sequence MTNLFSYDGLIYKTGTKIFQLLVLNILYLVTCLPLITIGAANTALAAATMKMIEGKEGNVAVDYLHAFISNFKMATYFNLLFGVINVLVLLNYLFAGAVSSPLRPFVYFSLGLAGLISLVGMTFIYPYIARFDDDIRTTIKNTSLLILKHGKLSFLILLVAIVPVLLAILSPLLMVFSIYISAFIGFALLTYLKSLLLLSIYKQY